From Oryza sativa Japonica Group chromosome 4, ASM3414082v1, one genomic window encodes:
- the LOC4335814 gene encoding E3 ubiquitin-protein ligase PUB23-like, with amino-acid sequence MGEESSPAAAPAVEVLSYFVCPISLEIMRDPVTLSTGITYDRESIERWVFTDGHGECPVTKQRLAPADREPTPNHTLRRLIQGWCAVHAVERFPTPRPPVDAARVAAIVDAARPLLRRRRQREELMASLRELADIVAESDRNRRCVQGASGAVEFLLSVVKERASVAGVDDATSAKPEETTCGGVHDPAKASSPEEAALSILHSLKLSEESFKRVLEGSGGEDFLETMACVLRRPSYLSRMQGIHLLKSALPAMAPARLTSARAALVDGVVGVVADRPSAKAVKVALHVLCRLCPWGRNRVKAVDAGAVSALVRLLLDEGCGGGGGDRRACELAAVAIDHICGCAEGRLALVAHPAGLAAVACAATRLPAAAGAESAVRALHAVARHSATSAVLQEMLAVGVVARLLFLVQVGASGERTRARAREMLKMHARVWRDSPCLASHLNASYPR; translated from the coding sequence ATGGGTGAggagtcgtcgccggcggcggcgccggcggtggaggtgctGTCCTACTTCGTGTGCCCGATCTCGCTGGAGATCATGCGGGACCCGGTGACGCTGTCGACGGGGATCACCTACGACCGGGAGAGCATCGAGCGGTGGGTGTTCACCGACGGCCACGGCGAGTGCCCGGTGACCAAGCAGCGGCTGGCGCCGGCGGACCGGGAGCCCACGCCCAACCACACGCTCCGCCGCCTCATACAGGGGTGGTGCGCCGTCCACGCCGTCGAGCGCTTCCCCACCCCGCGCCCCCCCGTCGacgccgcccgcgtcgccgccatcgtGGACGCCGCGCGGCCGCTGCTGCGCCGGCGTCGTCAGCGGGAGGAGCTGATGGCTTCGCTGAGGGAGCTCGCCGACATCGTTGCCGAGAGCGACCGCAACCGGCGGTGCGTCCAGGGCGCCTCCGGCGCCGTGGAGTTCCTCCTGTCCGTCGTCAAGGAGCGCGCCTCCGTGGCGGGCGTGGACGACGCGACGTCGGCCAAGCCGGAAGAGACGACGTGCGGCGGCGTGCATGATCCGGCGAAGGCGAGctcgccggaggaggcggccctGAGCATCCTGCATTCGCTCAAGCTCTCCGAGGAGAGCTTCAAGAGGGTCTTggagggcagcggcggtgaGGATTTCTTGGAAACCATGGCGTGCGTGCTGCGGCGACCGAGCTACCTCTCGCGGATGCAGGGAATCCACCTGCTGAAATCGGCGCTCCCGGCGATGGCCCCCGCGCGGCTGACGTCGGCGAGAGCCGCGCTGGTCGACGGCgtggtgggggtggtggcggACAGGCCGTCGGCGAAGGCGGTCAAGGTGGCGCTCCACGTGCTCTGCCGGCTCTGCCCGTGGGGCCGGAACCGCGTCAAGGcggtcgacgccggcgccgtgtCGGCGCTCGtgcgcctcctcctcgacgagggctgcggcggcggcggcggcgaccggcgcgcgtgcgagctcgccgccgtggcGATCGACCACATCTGCGGCTGCGCGGAGGGGCGCCTGGCTCTGGTGGCGCACCCGGCGGggctcgcggcggtggcgtgcgcggcgacgcggctgcccgccgcggcgggcgccgaGAGCGCCGTGCGCGCGCTGCACGCCGTGGCGAGGCactcggcgacgtcggcggtgcTGCAGGAGATGCTGGCCGTCGGCGTGGTGGCGAGGCTGCTCTTCCTGGTGCAGGTCGGCGCCTCCGGCGAGCggacgagggcgagggcgagggagaTGCTCAAGATGCACGCCAGGGTGTGGAGGGACTCGCCATGCTTGGCCTCGCACTTGAATGCTTCCTACCCTCGCTGA